From the genome of Halorussus caseinilyticus, one region includes:
- a CDS encoding DUF7108 family protein yields MPETDTSDDAPPNDELPDATVERAERLTRLARDAVDDAEADAYREERAELLADHDFTARVREEDTGSTLVLHPDEWVEDGTIRTDRIEDTDRAVEVSLSGPGNPDEWEEVEDHNRELTQRVREAHGDVHGDNADAFADFMGNHYARPMESATSGEVEEFLAEYFPRNAWPTEKQRTVVEESIDLVFEVADE; encoded by the coding sequence ATGCCTGAGACCGATACTTCTGACGACGCTCCGCCGAACGACGAACTCCCCGACGCGACCGTCGAACGCGCCGAACGACTGACGCGACTCGCGCGAGACGCGGTGGACGACGCCGAGGCCGACGCCTACCGCGAGGAGCGAGCGGAACTACTCGCCGACCACGACTTCACGGCCCGCGTCCGCGAGGAGGACACCGGTTCGACGCTCGTCCTCCACCCCGACGAGTGGGTCGAAGACGGGACGATTCGGACCGACCGCATCGAAGACACCGACCGCGCAGTCGAGGTGTCGCTGTCCGGGCCGGGGAATCCCGACGAGTGGGAAGAAGTCGAAGACCACAACCGCGAACTCACCCAGCGAGTCCGTGAGGCACACGGCGACGTTCACGGCGACAACGCCGACGCGTTCGCCGACTTCATGGGCAACCACTACGCCCGGCCGATGGAGTCTGCCACCAGCGGCGAAGTCGAGGAATTCCTCGCGGAGTACTTCCCACGAAACGCGTGGCCCACGGAAAAACAGCGTACTGTCGTCGAGGAGTCTATCGACCTCGTCTTCGAGGTGGCCGACGAGTAG
- a CDS encoding PadR family transcriptional regulator, which produces MSEAQTLTETSTARNLTAFQKNILTILSEEPMYGLAIKRELEDYYGEEVNHGRLYPNLDTLVEKGYVEKSELDKRTNQYELTDEGLAVVVDALQWTLSKFVNDEERGEQVREIVADNE; this is translated from the coding sequence ATGTCAGAGGCACAGACACTCACAGAGACGAGTACCGCGCGCAATCTTACCGCCTTCCAGAAGAACATCTTGACCATCCTCTCCGAGGAACCGATGTACGGTCTCGCTATCAAGCGGGAACTCGAGGACTACTACGGGGAAGAGGTCAACCACGGGCGTCTGTATCCCAACCTCGACACGCTGGTCGAGAAGGGATACGTCGAGAAGAGCGAACTCGACAAGCGAACTAACCAGTACGAACTGACCGACGAGGGTCTCGCGGTGGTCGTAGACGCCCTCCAGTGGACGCTCTCGAAGTTCGTAAACGACGAGGAACGCGGCGAGCAGGTCCGAGAAATCGTCGCGGACAACGAGTAG
- a CDS encoding inorganic diphosphatase, whose translation MANLWEDLETGPNPPEEIYAVVECLKGERNKYEYDKDIPGVVLDRVLHSNVHYPSDYGFIPQSYYDDEDPFDVLVLVEDQTFPGCVIEARPVALMKMDDDGEQDDKVIAVPSEDPRYDNVQDVEDLSDQQKDEISEFFETYKNLEAGKQTETLGWEDKASAQDAIEHAMDLYEENFA comes from the coding sequence ATGGCTAACCTCTGGGAAGACTTAGAGACGGGACCGAACCCGCCCGAGGAAATCTACGCAGTCGTAGAGTGTCTCAAAGGCGAGCGCAACAAGTACGAGTACGACAAGGACATTCCGGGCGTCGTCCTCGACCGCGTTCTCCACAGCAACGTCCACTATCCGAGCGACTACGGGTTCATCCCGCAGTCGTACTACGACGACGAGGACCCCTTCGACGTGCTGGTTCTCGTGGAAGACCAGACGTTCCCCGGATGCGTCATCGAGGCCCGTCCGGTCGCCTTGATGAAGATGGACGACGACGGCGAACAGGACGACAAGGTAATCGCCGTCCCCTCGGAGGACCCCCGGTACGACAACGTGCAGGACGTTGAGGACCTCAGCGACCAGCAGAAAGACGAGATTTCGGAGTTCTTCGAGACCTACAAGAACCTCGAAGCGGGCAAGCAGACCGAGACCCTCGGTTGGGAGGACAAAGCGTCCGCCCAAGACGCCATCGAACACGCGATGGACCTCTACGAGGAGAACTTCGCCTAA
- a CDS encoding DHH family phosphoesterase, whose protein sequence is MAFGSAFSSAEMVVVAATLLLSGGLVFYAVQSVNDWRRDDGEEPVDALKSTVAGQNRVALVVPEGPSIDALAAAIGLQTLCTEWGVTAQLFAEGPVTGEDSKTFCNIFDLELAVVGEGTEKLTDADAAVAVGGGGGVPQLSNNPPVVAVVRHRPTAEENILTVTPTDDGATSTTVTRLLEAEGVVPDQRVATALLHGVRAGTREFRRANGQHDYEAAGFLHAYADLGRIEDLRSPGMSGDTFDVISDAIANRERRASFAVTNVGSVPSVSALEEAADTMLRLEGVSTAAVFGIHEETIVVSCRAEDVRTNAFDILDSAFGTSETTGGNTDAATARVPLGLFAQVDGDHEETLDMLIDASTRKALFEAFESS, encoded by the coding sequence ATGGCTTTCGGGTCCGCGTTCAGCAGTGCCGAGATGGTCGTCGTAGCCGCGACGCTCTTGCTCTCCGGTGGATTGGTCTTCTACGCCGTCCAGTCGGTCAACGACTGGCGGCGCGACGACGGCGAGGAACCGGTCGATGCGCTCAAAAGCACGGTCGCGGGACAGAACCGCGTCGCCCTCGTCGTCCCGGAGGGACCGAGCATCGACGCGCTAGCCGCCGCAATCGGTCTCCAGACGCTCTGTACCGAGTGGGGCGTCACGGCCCAACTGTTCGCGGAGGGTCCCGTCACCGGCGAGGACAGCAAGACGTTCTGCAACATCTTCGACCTCGAACTCGCAGTCGTCGGCGAGGGAACCGAGAAACTGACCGACGCCGACGCCGCAGTCGCGGTGGGCGGCGGCGGCGGCGTCCCCCAACTCTCGAACAACCCGCCGGTGGTCGCGGTGGTCCGTCATCGACCGACCGCCGAGGAGAACATCCTCACCGTGACCCCCACCGACGACGGTGCGACTTCGACCACGGTCACGCGCCTGTTGGAGGCCGAGGGCGTGGTCCCCGACCAGCGAGTTGCCACGGCGCTCCTCCACGGCGTCCGCGCGGGGACCCGCGAGTTCCGCCGCGCGAACGGCCAACACGACTACGAGGCCGCCGGGTTCCTCCACGCCTACGCCGACCTCGGGCGCATCGAGGACCTCCGGTCGCCGGGCATGAGCGGCGACACCTTCGACGTAATCAGCGACGCCATCGCCAACCGCGAGCGCCGGGCGAGTTTCGCCGTCACCAACGTCGGGTCGGTGCCCTCGGTGTCGGCGCTGGAGGAGGCCGCGGACACGATGCTCCGACTCGAAGGCGTCTCGACCGCCGCGGTGTTCGGCATCCACGAGGAGACTATCGTCGTCTCCTGTCGCGCGGAGGACGTGCGAACCAACGCCTTCGACATCTTGGACTCCGCGTTCGGCACCAGCGAGACGACCGGCGGCAACACCGACGCCGCGACTGCTCGGGTCCCCCTCGGCCTGTTCGCGCAGGTGGACGGCGACCACGAGGAGACGCTAGACATGCTCATCGACGCCAGCACCCGGAAGGCGCTGTTCGAGGCGTTCGAGAGTTCGTAG
- a CDS encoding alkaline phosphatase family protein has translation MGLFDKLRGDDKPRVAFFGIDGVPYSFLEDHFDEFEHLGALADEGSSGAIDSIVPPESSACWPALTTGVNPGETGVYGFQDREVGSYDTYVPMGRDVQATRIWDRVHDAGRDATVMNVPVTFPPQRNVQRMVSGFLSPGVDKASYPDEMREYLQSTDYRIDANAKLGHDEDKSEFIENAHKTLDARYEAFKHYLQEDDWDLFFGVFMTTDRVNHFLYKHYEEDMEYKEEFLDFYRKVDRYLGEIRKNLPDDVTMMVASDHGFTSLDYEVHFNQWLADEGWLSYEDDDHEELGDISDDTEAYSLIPGRFYINLEGREPRGSVPESEYEQKRAQLKEALEDLEGPEGRKVCDRVVEKEDAFHGDHDDIAPDLVAIPNYGFDLKAGFKGHDDVFGHGPRNGMHSFDNASLFVDDPDATIRDVNLYDIAPTILDLMEMDYDAGEFDGKSLV, from the coding sequence ATGGGTCTCTTCGACAAGCTCCGTGGCGACGACAAGCCGCGCGTTGCTTTCTTCGGAATCGACGGCGTGCCGTATAGTTTTCTCGAGGACCACTTCGACGAGTTCGAGCATCTCGGTGCGCTCGCCGACGAGGGGTCGTCGGGCGCAATCGACAGCATCGTTCCCCCCGAATCGTCGGCCTGCTGGCCCGCGCTCACGACCGGCGTGAACCCCGGCGAGACCGGCGTCTACGGCTTCCAAGACCGCGAGGTCGGCTCCTACGACACCTACGTCCCGATGGGCCGCGACGTGCAGGCGACCCGGATTTGGGACCGGGTTCACGACGCCGGGCGCGACGCGACGGTGATGAACGTCCCCGTCACCTTCCCGCCCCAGCGCAACGTCCAGCGGATGGTCTCTGGATTCCTCTCACCGGGCGTCGATAAGGCGTCGTACCCCGACGAGATGCGCGAGTACCTCCAGTCTACCGACTACCGCATCGACGCCAACGCCAAGTTGGGCCACGACGAGGACAAGTCGGAGTTCATCGAGAACGCGCACAAAACCCTCGACGCCCGCTACGAGGCGTTCAAACACTACCTTCAGGAGGACGACTGGGACCTCTTCTTCGGCGTCTTCATGACGACCGACCGGGTGAACCACTTCCTCTACAAGCACTACGAGGAGGACATGGAGTACAAAGAGGAGTTCCTCGACTTCTACCGGAAGGTGGACCGCTATCTCGGCGAGATTCGGAAGAACCTGCCCGACGACGTGACGATGATGGTCGCCTCCGACCACGGGTTCACCTCGCTGGACTACGAGGTCCACTTCAACCAGTGGCTCGCCGACGAGGGCTGGCTTTCCTACGAGGACGACGACCACGAGGAACTGGGCGACATCAGCGACGACACCGAGGCTTACTCGCTCATCCCCGGTCGGTTCTACATCAACCTCGAAGGCCGCGAACCCCGCGGGAGCGTCCCCGAGAGCGAGTACGAACAGAAGCGCGCCCAACTCAAGGAGGCGCTCGAAGACCTCGAAGGTCCCGAGGGCCGGAAGGTGTGCGACCGCGTGGTCGAGAAGGAGGACGCCTTCCACGGCGACCACGACGACATCGCCCCGGACCTCGTTGCCATCCCGAACTACGGCTTCGACCTCAAGGCCGGGTTCAAGGGCCACGACGACGTGTTCGGTCACGGTCCCCGAAACGGGATGCACAGCTTCGACAACGCCTCGCTGTTCGTAGACGACCCCGACGCGACCATCCGCGACGTGAACCTCTACGACATCGCGCCCACCATCCTCGACCTGATGGAGATGGACTACGACGCGGGCGAGTTCGACGGCAAGAGTCTGGTGTAA
- a CDS encoding DUF7283 family protein — translation MFDAPVETWYLWVGLAVVSTAAVGLAATLPRAPPPDAASAAGTVDSVAASAHPTTGVHPLSADAARVGPYRIWLRDDGATGHATLAYGPVTPVRRDTALWDVLRGTPPERAFGTPADFRRVAADARDRTPAWRSREALTVRRVVWEGVDVTLVG, via the coding sequence ATGTTCGACGCACCAGTCGAGACGTGGTATCTCTGGGTCGGCCTCGCCGTCGTCAGCACCGCCGCGGTGGGTCTCGCGGCGACCCTCCCGCGCGCACCCCCGCCGGACGCCGCGAGCGCCGCCGGAACCGTCGATTCCGTCGCGGCGAGCGCTCACCCGACGACCGGCGTCCACCCGCTGTCGGCCGACGCCGCGAGAGTCGGCCCGTACCGAATCTGGCTTCGGGACGACGGCGCGACAGGCCACGCGACGTTGGCCTACGGTCCCGTCACCCCGGTCCGGCGCGACACCGCGCTCTGGGACGTTCTCCGGGGAACGCCGCCCGAACGCGCCTTCGGAACCCCCGCGGACTTCCGGCGGGTCGCGGCCGACGCGCGCGACCGGACTCCAGCGTGGCGCTCGCGCGAGGCGCTGACCGTCCGGCGGGTGGTGTGGGAGGGCGTCGATGTCACGCTGGTCGGATAG
- a CDS encoding DUF7285 family protein, translated as MSRWSDSPRAQVEPVAALVAVFAVGVALTTYAGVLDATIPTPDRNLADPTVERAERTLGDPGVADPQALAAGLRAGPDGYDLNLTLEATGRTWHAGPTPPPNADTAALAVSVRLGPGRMRPGRLRAEVWA; from the coding sequence ATGTCACGCTGGTCGGATAGCCCGAGAGCGCAGGTCGAACCGGTGGCGGCACTGGTCGCCGTCTTCGCGGTCGGGGTCGCCCTCACGACCTACGCTGGCGTCCTCGACGCCACCATCCCGACGCCCGACCGGAATCTCGCGGACCCGACCGTCGAACGCGCCGAGCGCACCCTCGGCGACCCCGGAGTCGCAGACCCCCAAGCACTCGCCGCCGGTCTGCGCGCCGGACCCGACGGTTACGACCTGAACCTCACGCTCGAAGCGACCGGCCGGACGTGGCACGCCGGACCCACTCCGCCGCCGAACGCCGATACTGCCGCACTCGCGGTGAGCGTCCGCCTCGGTCCGGGTCGGATGCGACCCGGCCGACTCCGCGCGGAGGTGTGGGCGTGA
- a CDS encoding DUF7284 family protein: protein MRAISTVLDVSLCLLLVSASAVTLATTPSATAPSAIATLADESSATVGPDTADEISELLVTSTARVTYDGGTRTVHDTLAGLLASAALADARPTPRTDFVRAVTTSVGRAVRRPAVRRVASGGAAPGRAAVGVQVVARRTPTNSTPTADSDGRVVAGDTPPPDADVHAATLEVRRVRLTVRTWVA from the coding sequence GTGAGAGCCATCAGCACCGTCCTCGACGTTTCGCTCTGTCTCCTGCTGGTCTCGGCGAGCGCCGTCACCCTCGCTACTACGCCGTCCGCTACCGCGCCGTCCGCCATCGCGACACTCGCCGACGAGTCGAGCGCGACTGTCGGCCCGGACACCGCCGACGAGATTTCGGAACTGCTGGTGACGAGTACCGCCCGCGTGACCTACGACGGCGGGACGCGGACCGTCCACGACACTCTCGCGGGACTGCTCGCCAGCGCCGCACTCGCGGACGCTCGGCCGACCCCCCGAACCGACTTCGTTCGGGCGGTCACGACCAGCGTCGGCCGGGCCGTCCGACGCCCGGCGGTTCGACGCGTTGCTTCCGGGGGTGCCGCGCCCGGACGCGCCGCGGTCGGCGTGCAGGTCGTCGCGCGCCGAACTCCGACGAACTCGACTCCCACCGCCGACTCCGACGGCCGGGTCGTCGCGGGCGACACCCCGCCGCCGGACGCCGACGTTCACGCGGCCACCCTCGAAGTCCGTCGGGTCAGACTCACCGTCAGGACGTGGGTGGCGTGA
- a CDS encoding DUF5791 family protein — MLYDDIEDPDSTSPAELRADYVAELAGIVETRGVDAVADETGVDRETIGALADANGDVADEITLEEAAAVAALAEDAPDADAIVAEVRDTLLMGMTTAVLDVDTIAVESDAEMDGKQVHQKVEGRAPMTLAEYATLHHFIASRQR, encoded by the coding sequence ATGCTCTACGACGACATCGAGGACCCCGATTCGACCTCCCCGGCAGAGCTTCGGGCCGACTACGTGGCCGAACTCGCCGGAATTGTCGAGACTCGTGGGGTCGATGCGGTCGCCGACGAAACCGGCGTGGACCGCGAGACGATTGGGGCGCTGGCCGACGCGAACGGCGACGTGGCCGACGAGATTACGCTGGAGGAGGCGGCCGCTGTCGCGGCGCTGGCCGAGGACGCGCCCGACGCCGACGCCATCGTCGCGGAGGTCCGGGACACCCTCCTGATGGGGATGACGACGGCGGTCCTCGACGTGGACACCATCGCAGTCGAGAGCGACGCCGAGATGGACGGCAAGCAGGTCCACCAGAAGGTTGAGGGTCGCGCGCCAATGACGCTCGCCGAGTACGCGACGCTCCACCACTTCATCGCCAGTCGCCAGCGGTAA
- a CDS encoding SDR family oxidoreductase — MNVAILGCGYVGLELGRQLTEAGHRAVGVRRSDDGLAAVEAAGFEAVQADVTDADSLDAVPDADALVFAASSGGRDAAAAREVYVEGLRTAIDHFGAREDSPERLVYTSSTGVYGDHGGDWVDEETPLEPTTEKTEVLAEAERVALERATDRGIDGTVARLAGIYGPDRTRLERYVTGPVTEGYLNMIHRDDAAGAVRFLLEGDLARGEVVLVVDDEPVSKWDFADWLADECDEPRPPKQTTEERLADDDLSERVRRRLLTTKRCSNEKLRSLGYEFNYPTYREGYRSEIEAFRNQSE, encoded by the coding sequence ATGAACGTGGCGATACTCGGATGCGGGTACGTCGGACTCGAACTCGGTCGCCAGTTGACCGAGGCAGGCCACCGCGCGGTCGGCGTCCGGCGCTCGGACGACGGTCTCGCGGCAGTCGAAGCGGCCGGTTTCGAGGCAGTACAGGCCGACGTGACCGACGCCGACTCGCTCGACGCGGTGCCGGACGCGGACGCGCTGGTCTTCGCGGCGAGTTCCGGCGGCAGGGACGCCGCGGCCGCCCGCGAGGTGTACGTCGAGGGCCTGCGGACCGCCATCGACCACTTCGGAGCGCGCGAGGATTCGCCGGAGCGATTGGTCTACACCTCCAGCACGGGCGTCTACGGCGACCACGGCGGCGACTGGGTGGACGAGGAGACCCCGCTCGAACCCACTACCGAGAAGACCGAGGTGCTGGCCGAGGCCGAGCGCGTGGCGCTCGAACGCGCGACCGACCGCGGCATCGACGGCACCGTCGCGCGCCTCGCCGGAATCTACGGTCCCGACAGGACCCGACTGGAGCGGTACGTGACCGGTCCAGTCACCGAGGGGTATCTGAACATGATTCACCGCGACGACGCCGCTGGCGCGGTTCGGTTCCTGTTGGAGGGGGACCTCGCGCGCGGCGAAGTCGTCCTCGTCGTGGACGACGAACCCGTCTCGAAGTGGGACTTCGCCGACTGGCTAGCCGACGAGTGCGACGAACCCCGCCCGCCCAAACAGACCACCGAGGAGCGACTCGCGGACGACGACCTCTCCGAGCGAGTCCGTCGTCGTCTGCTGACTACCAAGCGATGCTCGAACGAGAAGCTACGGAGCCTCGGTTACGAGTTCAACTATCCGACGTATCGAGAAGGTTATCGGAGCGAAATCGAGGCGTTCCGAAACCAATCGGAGTGA
- a CDS encoding DHH family phosphoesterase, with protein sequence MQLPGIPDPRVREVVQVAESYGLSSPELAGAVVLGAIALVASLWLVVRWIRRPMGARLKRALAKRDEVAILMHPNPDPDAMACAIGVAHLASEVGTDAALQFAGQIRHQENRAFRTVLDLELDRIDHVSQLAAEDVILVDHNTPRGFEGAERLEPYAVVDHHPGNGTGEQFTDQRTDYGACATIVAEYLEDVGGTPVGPDDESADGFVIPAAVSTGLLYGIQCDTNHLTTGCTGAEFQAAAYLYEGVDEDLLDRVANPQVSAEVLEVKSRAISGRDVRGSFAVSDVGRIDNADAVPQAADELVQLEGVTAVVVYGRRDETVHLSGRSRDDRVHMGKALEAVADGIPGASAGGHARMGGGQVPVEGAAYASGAETAMWSQAELGDDIFAALNGDV encoded by the coding sequence ATGCAACTGCCGGGCATACCGGACCCGCGGGTTCGAGAGGTAGTTCAGGTCGCCGAGTCCTACGGCCTGAGTTCCCCCGAACTCGCCGGGGCCGTCGTCCTCGGGGCGATTGCACTGGTGGCGTCGCTGTGGCTGGTCGTCCGGTGGATTCGGCGGCCGATGGGCGCGCGACTCAAGCGCGCGCTTGCCAAGCGCGACGAGGTGGCAATCTTGATGCATCCGAACCCCGACCCCGACGCGATGGCGTGCGCCATCGGTGTCGCCCACCTCGCCAGCGAAGTCGGAACCGACGCCGCCCTCCAGTTCGCGGGCCAGATTCGCCATCAGGAGAACCGCGCGTTCAGGACGGTTCTCGACCTCGAACTCGACCGAATCGACCACGTGAGCCAACTCGCCGCCGAGGACGTGATTCTGGTGGACCACAACACTCCGCGCGGATTCGAGGGGGCCGAGCGACTCGAACCCTACGCGGTGGTAGACCACCACCCCGGCAACGGCACCGGCGAGCAGTTCACCGACCAGCGCACCGACTACGGGGCCTGCGCCACCATCGTCGCCGAGTATCTGGAGGACGTGGGCGGTACTCCGGTCGGCCCCGACGACGAGAGCGCCGACGGGTTCGTGATTCCGGCGGCGGTATCGACCGGCCTGCTCTACGGCATCCAGTGCGACACTAACCATCTCACCACCGGGTGTACCGGGGCCGAGTTTCAGGCGGCGGCCTACCTCTACGAGGGCGTGGACGAGGACCTGCTAGACCGCGTGGCCAACCCGCAGGTCAGCGCCGAAGTGCTGGAAGTGAAGTCGCGGGCCATCTCCGGTCGGGACGTGCGCGGGTCGTTCGCGGTCAGCGACGTGGGCCGCATCGACAACGCCGACGCCGTGCCCCAAGCCGCCGACGAACTCGTCCAGTTGGAGGGGGTGACCGCAGTCGTCGTCTACGGCCGACGCGACGAGACGGTCCACCTCTCGGGACGCTCGCGCGACGACCGAGTTCACATGGGCAAGGCGCTCGAAGCCGTCGCCGACGGCATCCCCGGCGCGAGCGCGGGCGGCCACGCTCGCATGGGCGGCGGACAGGTCCCGGTCGAGGGCGCGGCCTACGCCAGCGGTGCAGAGACCGCGATGTGGTCGCAGGCCGAACTCGGCGACGACATCTTCGCGGCGCTCAACGGCGACGTGTAG
- a CDS encoding aldo/keto reductase: MATDDGTYEYKLQHGDDFGRTYFRLFDGLAVSSLGVGTYLGDPTDEVDARYRDAIATALESGVNVVDTAINYRCQRSERAVGRAIEDADVSRDAVFVSTKGGFLPFDGERPENPGEYVKREFVDAGLVEREDLARGSHCIAPDFIDAQLDRSLDNLGVDEIDLYYVHNPEAQLHARPREDVYEQLEATFTRLEERAAAGDISKYGVATWNAFRVPESDDQYLSLSEIVSRARKAAKAAENTATHLRAIQLPFNVRMADAFTVESQQGPEGAQSALWFAHEAGLNVFTSASIAQGELAAEIPDEVSDRLEGDTTVQRAINFARSAPGVTSSLVGMSSPEHVEENVEAGRFDPMGADAFDQVFE, translated from the coding sequence ATGGCCACCGATGATGGAACCTACGAGTACAAACTCCAGCACGGCGACGACTTCGGCCGGACCTACTTCCGACTGTTCGACGGACTCGCCGTCTCGTCGCTCGGGGTCGGAACCTACCTCGGGGACCCGACCGACGAGGTGGACGCCCGGTACCGAGACGCCATCGCCACGGCGCTCGAAAGCGGCGTCAACGTCGTTGACACCGCCATCAACTACCGGTGCCAGCGAAGCGAGCGCGCGGTCGGTCGGGCAATCGAGGACGCCGACGTGTCCCGAGACGCGGTGTTCGTCTCCACGAAAGGCGGGTTTCTCCCCTTCGACGGCGAACGCCCGGAGAACCCCGGCGAGTACGTCAAGCGCGAGTTCGTGGACGCGGGACTCGTCGAGCGCGAGGACTTGGCGCGGGGGAGCCACTGCATCGCGCCCGACTTCATCGACGCCCAGTTGGACCGGTCGCTCGACAATCTGGGAGTAGACGAAATCGACCTCTACTACGTCCACAACCCCGAGGCGCAACTCCACGCCCGGCCGCGCGAGGACGTGTACGAACAACTGGAAGCGACGTTCACCCGCCTCGAAGAGCGCGCCGCCGCGGGCGACATCTCGAAGTACGGCGTGGCGACGTGGAACGCCTTCCGGGTTCCCGAGAGCGACGACCAGTACCTCTCGCTATCCGAAATCGTCTCGCGCGCACGGAAGGCCGCCAAGGCCGCCGAGAACACCGCGACCCACCTCCGGGCGATTCAGTTGCCCTTCAACGTCCGCATGGCCGACGCCTTCACCGTCGAGTCACAGCAGGGACCGGAGGGTGCCCAGAGCGCGCTCTGGTTCGCTCACGAGGCGGGCCTGAACGTCTTCACCAGCGCCAGCATCGCGCAGGGCGAGTTGGCCGCCGAGATTCCCGACGAGGTGAGCGACCGACTGGAGGGCGACACCACGGTCCAGCGCGCCATCAACTTCGCCCGGAGCGCCCCCGGCGTGACGAGTTCGCTGGTCGGGATGAGCAGTCCGGAACACGTAGAGGAGAACGTCGAGGCGGGCCGGTTCGACCCGATGGGTGCCGACGCGTTCGACCAAGTGTTCGAGTAG
- a CDS encoding MFS transporter, which yields MCSVVFLVNLARVVFAPLLEPLSAAFGLTESTAGLIATLAWLGSATPRIPTGYLLTRVDRHKVVLATGAVLTGAAAFMTVADSVVMLGAGAFLMGVASGAYFIAANPLVTELFPERVGRAIGIHGTASQLAAVAAPVFVGAVLVAATWREVFTVIAVVAAGATAVFYWTARRTEMPDAGTEDRDLLTAARRQWPIILAGIAILGATGFVWNGLFNFYVKYVTATKGVNAGTARNLLTVVFAAGVPAFWVTGRLADRLPHVPLMLAILGGFVATLFALTAAQGLAVLAAVTAVMGYVIHSLFPALDTYLLDSLPDENRASAYSLYSGAMMIVQAMGSVVIGALLDAGFGYDAVFRAFGGGLVAILAVLVVLWSADRLPTGGQDPTVVRGD from the coding sequence ATGTGTTCGGTCGTATTTCTGGTCAACCTCGCTCGCGTGGTGTTCGCGCCACTGCTCGAACCGCTGTCTGCCGCGTTCGGACTCACCGAGTCCACCGCCGGGTTGATAGCCACGTTGGCGTGGTTGGGGAGCGCCACGCCTCGCATCCCGACCGGATACCTGTTGACGCGGGTGGACCGCCACAAGGTCGTCCTCGCCACCGGCGCGGTGCTGACCGGCGCGGCGGCGTTCATGACCGTCGCCGACTCGGTGGTGATGCTCGGTGCCGGGGCGTTCCTCATGGGGGTCGCCAGCGGCGCGTACTTCATCGCCGCCAACCCCCTCGTCACGGAACTCTTTCCCGAGCGAGTCGGTCGCGCAATCGGGATTCACGGCACCGCGAGTCAGTTGGCCGCCGTCGCCGCGCCGGTGTTCGTCGGCGCGGTACTGGTGGCCGCGACGTGGCGCGAGGTGTTCACCGTCATCGCAGTCGTGGCCGCCGGAGCGACCGCAGTCTTCTACTGGACCGCCCGCCGGACCGAGATGCCCGACGCCGGGACCGAGGACCGGGACTTGCTCACCGCGGCGCGCAGGCAGTGGCCCATCATCCTCGCCGGTATCGCCATCCTCGGGGCGACCGGGTTCGTCTGGAACGGCCTGTTCAACTTTTACGTGAAGTACGTCACCGCGACGAAGGGCGTGAACGCCGGAACCGCGCGTAACCTCCTGACGGTGGTCTTCGCGGCCGGGGTGCCCGCGTTCTGGGTCACGGGGCGACTCGCCGACCGCCTGCCCCACGTTCCGCTGATGCTCGCCATCCTCGGCGGGTTCGTCGCCACCCTGTTCGCGCTGACCGCGGCGCAGGGTCTCGCCGTCCTCGCGGCGGTGACGGCGGTGATGGGCTACGTCATCCACAGTCTGTTCCCGGCGCTCGACACCTACCTGCTCGACTCGCTCCCCGACGAGAACCGCGCGAGCGCCTACTCGCTGTACAGCGGTGCGATGATGATAGTGCAGGCGATGGGGAGCGTGGTCATCGGCGCGCTCCTCGACGCCGGATTCGGTTACGACGCGGTGTTTCGGGCGTTCGGCGGCGGACTCGTGGCGATTCTGGCGGTGCTGGTGGTCCTCTGGTCGGCCGATAGACTCCCGACGGGCGGGCAGGACCCGACCGTAGTTCGGGGCGACTGA